TCGGTGCGTCGGGTTGTGGGTCAGCACAATCCGACGCACCGGCATAATTGCTCCAACACTTCCGCCCGGTCCGCGTTCTAAGTATCGGGAAACACGTCGCGGGTCGCCCGTTTCGTTCGTTCACATCCGGTGAGGGCCACGCATGGCGCTCCTGCGGCTTCTATCGGCGCTTGTGTTCGCGATTTCGTTCACTCATTCGGCGCGCGCCGCGGCGCCCAAGGACATCGACGCCGCGGTGCAGAAGGGGCTCGCGTACCTCAAAAAATCGGGCGAAAACGGTAAGTGGGGCCGGGACTCCGAGCGCGTCGGCGCCACCGCGCTCGTGGGGCTCGCGCTGCTCGAAGCCGGGACCCCGCCCGACGACGCCAGTGTGAAGAAGATCACCGCCTTTGTCCGTGATGCCGCTTACACGCAGAACCAAACGTACCAAGTCGCCCTCTGCCTCCTGTACCTCGACCGCCTCGGCGAACCGGGCGACCGGCCGCTGATTCAAATGCTCGGCGTCCGGCTCCTCGCGGGGCAGAACGCGAACGGCGGGTGGACCTACGAGTGCATCCCCACCGTTCCCCCCGCGACCGAGCGCCTGCTGCGCACCAAACTCTCCGACACCGTTCTCATTGCCGGGCGCGCGGACCCGGCCCCCGCGAAACCGCTCGCGCCGGGCGCTGCGGGCAAGCCCGGCGCGGGTGGGAAGCTCCACGCGGACGTGGAGAAGTACCGCCAGGGGCTCCTGGCGGCCGATCACGGCCGCGCCCACCTGCCCGACGACAACTCGAACACGCAGTTCGGTGTCCTGGGTGTGTGGGTCGCGCGCAAGCACGACGTTCCGGTCGAGCACGCGCTCGAACTCATCGAGAAGCGGTTCCTCGCGCAACAGGGGGCGGCTGGCGGGTGGCCCTACAGCGGCCTCCTCGGGCGCGCGGAGGGGAGCCCGTCGATGACGTGCGCCGGGCTGCTCGGGCTCGCGACCGCGATCGGCCGGCGCGAGGAGAAAAAGCAAAAGGCCGAACTCGTTGTGAAGACGGCCGTGAAGGAACCGAAGCCCGAACCCGCGAAGCCCGCGGCCCCGCCCGGCGCGGACCCGAACGACCCGTTCTACAATCCGCCGAAAGTGCCCGAAGCCGACGCCCCGAAGAAGCCCGCGGCCCCGGCCGCACCGAAGGCGAACAGGGGGCCGGGCGACCCCCGCGACGCGGCGGTGAAGCTCGGCATGGCGAACCTCGCGGCCGCGCTCGCGGGCGAGGGGCGCGAGGTGCGCGGCCGGCGCGGGAACGATCCCGATTTGTACTTCCTTTGGTCCCTGGAGCGCGTCGGCGTCATTTACGGTGTGGACAAGATCGGCAACACCGACTGGTACGACTTCGGCGCCGATACGCTGGTCGCCGCTCAGCGCGGCGACGGCTCGTGGACCGGACGCAGCGGGTACGGTGCGGACGTGGACACCGCGTTCGCGCTCCTGTTCCTCTCGCGCTCCAATCTCGCGCGCGACCTCGCCGCAAAAGTCCAGCGCAGCCCGGCCAACGCGGAGCTCCGCGCGAACGCCGCTCCCGCGCCGGGCGACACGGTGGCCGCGAAGCCCGAACCGCCCCCGAGTCCGACCCCCGCGGCGGTCGAGCCGCCGATCAAGCCCGTCGCCTTCGCGCCACCGAGCGCCCCGAAACCGGTGCCGGGCACCACGGCGAGCGAGATCGCGATCGAGCTCACGCGCACGTCGAGCGCGGACTGGGAGGCCACACTCAAGCGCGTCCGTGAAGCGAAGGGGCAGGAAAATACGGGCGCCCTGCTCGCGGTCATTCCGCTCATCGACGGCGAACGCAAGGCGACCGCGCGGGAAGCGCTCGCGGAGCGCCTGTGCCGCATGACGCCGGTCTCGCTCCGCGGGATGCTCAAGGCCGACGACGCGGAACTGCGGCGCGCTGCGGCGCTCGCGTGCGCGATGAAAGACGACAAGGACCACGTCCCCGACCTGATCGACGCACTGGGCGACAAGAACGAGGTCGTGACGAAGGCGGCCCGCGCCGGGTTGAAGAGCCTCACCGAGAAGGACTTCGCCACCGCGAACGAGTGGCGCGAGTGGTACGCTTCGCGCAAGTGATCCGCAGGCGGGCTCGACGAGCCGCGACCGCAAGGGAGCGGGACGTCCAATGCGTTGAGCCGTGACGACCACAAGGGCGCGCCTCCCGCTCCCTCGCGGTCGCGGCTCGTTTCGTTACAAGGGCGCCGGTGGGCATTTCCCAAACGAGCAAGGCACTCCGCTCAGTCGCCCCCGCACCCGCCCCGCATCCACCCCCCCGCCGCACCCACCCCGCACCCACTGCTCCCGCCGCACCCGCCGGACGACGCTTCGTTGGTCTGTCTGGGGTACCACGTTTGCAGCGGCGCGATCGCGGTACCGGCCAGCACCGCCGTCCCGAACAGTGCAACGGCCATGCCCGCGTCGCCGCTGTTCTCCCACCGCGTACCGGCCCGGAGCGGGTCGCACCGTTCCTTTTGCTCCGCCAGGAGCGCCCGCCCGCGGTGGCTCAAGCGCCCCGAACCGGCGAGTACGATCAGCAGGCTGAAAACTCCGCCGACGATCGACGTAGCGACCAGGTATTCCACCGGTTTCTTCGCGTCCAATCCCATCAGCAACCGGGGGAGCGAGAGGCACAACAGCACGACCGCGAGCGGCATCAGCGACGTGAACGCGATGAGTACCTGCCGGCCCTTCGGGATCGTGATCCCCTCTTCTTCAAGGCGCTCAACGTTTCGAGCGAACGCGGCATCCACGGCTTGTTGGATCGGCTTCAGGGAAGCCGCGTCGTTCGAGACCGGTAGTCCTTGAAGCACCGCGCGCTCGACGGAACTGATATCGTCCGGAATCGGCCCGGTGCGGATCAACCGCTTGCCGTCGTCCCCGACGTGAGCCAGATCCCTCCCGACCAGGCGGGCCACGGCCGCGGTCATGAGGCGCCCCGCGCCGCCGGCCAGGTACGCGGTCTGTTCCCAGTCCAGTTGGTATTCGTCGTCCGGGATCGCGTCGGGGGTGCGCATCACGGAACGGACCACCCGGCCGATGCACACGGCCGCGACCAAAGCGCACCCCAGTGTGGTGAGGAACTCCTTGTTCTTCAACTCGAACGGGTTCACCCCGCCGTTGCACCCCGGAACCGCGAGGGCGATGAGCACGAACGCGGCCGTGAGTTGTGCGACGCGCTTGACGGGCGCTTTGGGGATGACCCAGTTCCGGGCGACGTTCACGACCCGGTGCCGGGTATCATCGCCGAACCGTTCGTTCCCGGCGGGCCAGATGTTCGCGGGCGCCGCGCGGCCAAATGCTTCGCGGTACGCGGTCAGCGTCTCGGCGTACATGGCGAAGTGCTTCGCGCCTTCTGCCGGCCCGCCCTTCGTGGGCTCGTGGTGCAGCGGGCGGCCCAATACTTCGCCGCAAAACCGCTTCCAGTAGGACTTTGTGTAGGTCAAGTGCATGTGCCACGCCGCGTCCACGTCCTCGGACGGGCAGACGGTGATCCCCGCCGTTACCGCGAGGAACACGTACCGCTTGTACTCTTCGATGACGCGATCCGTGTGGGTGCGGGACCAACCTTGTTCGCGTGCGAGTCGCGCCGCAAAGGGGAGCGCGACCTCGTCGCCATCAATGTCGAACGCCAGGACGCGAGCGAGCAGTTCCGACCGGTCGGGAGACATGGGGAGAATCCCTAATGGGAGGTACGAGGCGAGTCACTCGCAGTCTACTTCGCTCGGGCCGAGGAAGGCTTGGAAATCTGAGCGATTAAGAAGAACAGATGAAAACTCCGGGGCGAATTGCGCTGCCGCTGTACCCTCGCGGTCGCAGAGGATTCGCTCGCTTCGTCAGGGGAGGCAAGTGCGGTCTTTTTCAATTGCGAAGCGACTCCAGATACACGCGACTTTGCCGCGCGGCCTCCAGGGGGTTGGTGGCGCACTCGTCCAGCTCGATGACCCAGTCGACCGGGCGCGCCAGCGCCCGAAGGGTTCGAGGGACATCGACCGTCCCGTGCCCGAGGGCCGTCATCGGCCGGCCGTGAACACACGGCCCGTCCTTCCAGTGGATCGACCGGACCCGCGGTGCCAACTGCGCGAGCGCGTCGGCCGGATCGGTTCCGGCCGTTTGTGCCCAGTACACGTCCAACTGCCAGAACACGTCGGGGTGCAGTCCCTCGTGGAGCAGGCGGATCGGCCGTTCCCCTTCGAGCGGCTCGAACTCCCACCAGTGGTTGTGCATGCCGAACTCGAGTCCGTGGTCCCGGGCGAGTGCCCCGGCCGCGTTGCAAGCCGCGATCAGATCCCCCACGCGCGCGCGAGAATCGAACCGCGGGTCGCGGGGCCAGCCGTGCCAGATGACCTTGGGGCACCGGCACGCGCGGGCGAGTTGCGCCAGGGGACCGATAGTTTCGGGCGTCGGCAGGTCGCCGTGGATCGACACGACGGCCAGGTCGTGACGGGCGAGCGATTCGGCGAGCCGGGCGGGCGCCAGCGCCGGTGGGAGCGGGGCGAGTTCCACGGCCGAAAACCCGGCGCCCTTCACGGCGGCCAAAGCCCGGTCCGCGTCCGCCGCGAACGCATCGCGGATCGTCCAGAGTTGGAGCGCAACCGGGGGCGGAGCGGGCGGAACTATTTGCGGCCCCATAGAGCGCTCGGTGAGAACCGGCCGAGGCCGGGAACGGCTTCAAACTGTAGCGCACGCGGTACGCCTGGGACGCAGTCGGACCTCGGTGCGCGGTGCATTTTACCACAACGCCCCGCGCACCGGTCCTGATGTTGACCCGCGGGCTACTTGCGCTCGTTTAGCACCGCGAGTATCGCTTGCGCGTAGAGCCGGTGCCCGAAGTCGTTGGGGTGGTTCAGCCCGTTGCCGGTCAGGTCCAGGTCGTGCTTGTTCTTCAGCATCAGCTCCCACACGGCGGTCAGGTCCGCGAGCGCGACGCCGGGGCCGGTCATGCCCTTTAACACGTCGCGGTACTTCGGGAACATGTCGCGCGGGGTCGCGGTCCATTCGCCGTGGCCCAGCATCGATGCGACCAGAATAACTTCAATGTCCTTGTCGGCGGCTTTGATCCGGTCGAGGATCGTGCGGGTCTGTTCGCCGAACCACTTCGGGTCGCGCCGCCCCACATCGTTCATGCCGTAAGCGACCACGATCAAGTTCGGTTTCTCGGCCAGGAGCTTGTCGAGATCCTGGACCCCGTTTGCCACGCTCCACCCGCCGACCGCCCGGTTCTTGAGCGCGATCCGGCAATCGAATCGCGCCTGCAACTGCGCCGTCACGAGTTCCGCGAACCCGGGCTGGAACGGGGCCGCGTTGGACAGCACCGAGGCGTCCGCGCCGGTAGAGATACTGTCGCCGCTGACGCCGAGCGTGAACGCTTCACCCGCTTTCAAACGAGCGGCCGTCTTCGGTAGGCTGCCCGCGATCGCGTCGGCGGCGATTTTTTCGTCGCGGCGCCGATAAGTGACCTCCACGTTGCGGTCGTGGAACCAGCGCCCCGCGTGGTACATGAGCGATTCGTTCGGGTGCCCCACACGCGCCGCGTAGCTCTGCGGTGAACCTTTGGGTACGAACAGTGTGCGGGCCGGAATCGATTCGATGGAGGCGCCCTTCGTGAATGTCAGCGTCAGCCCGTCCTTCGAGAGCGCCACCGCGTCGCGGTCGAACCGGTGCCGGCGATCGGCCGTCGCGACCTCCAGAACCTCGGTAGCCGGGAACGCGAGCCGGGCCGTGATCGGCCCCTCGTCCTTCATCTGGAGCAGGACGCTGCTCTCGCGGTGAACGACCGGTGAGGCCCACGCGGGTGCGAGCAGGTGCAGGTCCGCCAGCGTCTCCTCCACCTTGCGCGGGGCGAGCAAGTTCTTCTTCAGCACGTCGGCCCACATCTCCGCCGCTTTCGCTTGACCCAGTGCGCTAAAGTGCCGGCGCGATCCGGCCCCACCTCGATACTTCCCGGTCAGCGTGTCCGTGTCCGGGCCGGACTGGAAGCCGGGTCGAGCGACCAGTTCGTCGATCGCCTTGCGGATACGCGATTCGCCCTCGGGGTCGGTGTAAACGGTCGGGTGGTGCGTCGATTTCGCCAGCAACCACGGCGGCTGAGTGCCCCACTCCGTGGCCGCTGTGTGCCGAATCGCGCGCACGTTCGCGACGTACTTCTCGGTGGTGGTTTTGGCGATCACGTCCGATTCGCCCTGCTGCCACAGCACGGCCCGGAACGCGCCCAGCGCTTTCCCCGTTTCGACGAGACGCCCGTGAAGCACTCCGTCCGGCGCCCACTGCGAAGTCGCGGTCGCGCCGACGGCGACGTTGGCGAACGCGACCGGGACGCCGAATTCCTTGACCAAGGCGTCCCCCACGGGCGGCCAGATCGAGCCGTCCGTGCTACCGTCCGGGACCGGCTGCGGGTCGTTCGCCACGCCCCACGTACTCTTCGCAGCATTCCAGGCGACGACGCGCTTTTGCGGGTCCGTCACGATCAGTTTCTCGTCGTTGCAGTTGGTCGCATACGACTGGCCGGCGACGACGAACACTTCGCCCACGCCGAACGGCTCGACCGCGCCCCGGTGCGTCACGACTTCGGCTTGTCGGCACCGGATTTCGAGCCGGTACCACCCGCCGGCCGGCACGCGGGCCGTGGCCGCGGGGCCGGCATTCTCGGCTCGGACGTTCAGCTTGGTCCACGGCACGTCGCGCCCGGTCGCACCGGTTAATTGCACCACGCGGTATTCCCAGGCCGCGTGCCCCGGGGACTTGACGGGCTCCAGGCGCAGGGCGACATCGGCGAACCCGAACGCCGAATGACCGGGCTTCTCCTTCGCGGCCGCGACGGGGTCGAAACCGGTGCGCTGGACCACCTGGTTGGGTTTGGGCGCCACTACGGTTAGGGGGGCGGGTTCGGCTCCGGTTAGTGAACTTATCGTCGCGAGCCACATGAGGCACGCGAGAGAGTACACCGGTCGGTTCGGCAAACGGCGCATAGCGGCTCTACAACGAGGAGAGGGTGATCGAACGTTACCGGGCAACGGCACCGCCAACAATACCACGGCACGGGCCAGACTGCGACAGGGCGCAATGAGTTGTCCCGCACGCCGCACCCCGTTCTAATACCTACTCCCAACCCGTCGCCATCCGTTTCGTGCAACGGCCCGGAGAAGAAGCAATGCCCCGAATGCCTCTCGTGGTCGCGCTCTGCCTCACTGCGTTCGCCGGTACGGTGCTCGCGCAGCCCGACGCGCCCGCCCGACCTGGTGCGCCCGTGCGCAAGCTCCTTTACCCGGCCGACCCGCTCGACGTGCCGCCCGCACTCAAGCCCCACGTCGAACGCCTCCTCGACCCCGATCAGAAACCGGTCGAGCCGGGCGCTGCGAAGGGTTCTGGCGTGTACCTCCGGGTACTCTCCCGCCGGCACGCCCTCGACGGCGCGAAGCTCAAGTCCGGTGGCTGGGTGGGCGCCCGACCGTTTGTGTTCTTGACCGTCCCGGACGCGGCACGCGGGCGCGACCTGCTCGGTACGTTGTCGGCCATCGGCTACGACCCGGAGGAGATCCTCGACATCGAGAAGGGCGTTGAAAAGGTGGCGGTCGTATTCGCATACCCTGATACGATCCGTGCGGGCGCGCCGAAGGACGGGAAAAGGCCCGCCGACTGGGATCGGCGCGTGTACCCGGCGACGTGGGACAACGTGTTCGCGCTCGCTGACCACCTGACGGCCGACAAGGACCGGTGGACCGTGCGCCCGGAGGGGGACGCATTCGTGCCCACCAAGCTCCAGTTCCGATCTGACAAGGAGGCGGCGTTCGCAACCGGGTTCCCGGATGTGGGGAAGGCGCGCGTGAAGGCGACGGATTATGCGGCGCTGTGGGAGACGGGCGGGGCGGACTGGGTGTACCGGCAACTGATCGAGCGCCTGTTCGGGGCGTCCGAGCACTTCCGGGGTGACGGGCGCACCAAACTCACCCTCGTCGGGAAACGGAACCCCCGTGTCGGGTTCCCCGAGTTCCTGGGGCCGAACGCGGAACTGAAGGATCTTCCGGCGATCGCGGTCGTCGGGCTCGGCGCGATTCGAGTTGGCGAGTGAGCAGGTTGCATTCTCGCCGTGAACCCTTATCTCACAGCGCGATGTTCACCCGATCCGAGGCCGAGTTCCCGCGTCCCCGGAACGCGATGGAACCGTGTGCCGATGTCTGCTCTTGAATCGTTCGGGGAAGAAAATCCATCGGACGGTGCGTCGAAACAGATGGGCTATTTCGACGCACCGCTCCCCTCACAGTCACGAGCGAGAAGTGGTTCCCCTCGTCGCACCCGTGGTCACGCCGCGCGCTGGTCCGCCGGAGCGAGCCACCGCCGGACCCGGTCCAGCTCGTCCGGCCAGTCGGGTGACAACCGGACCGTGAGGAACCGGGCGTAGAGCAGGTCCAACGTCTCGACCAACTCCCGCACCTGCCCCGCCCGCTCTTCCAGCTTCGCGCGGGCCGCGGTCACGTCTTCCGGTAGGTCCGGCATCTTGCACGAGCCCAGGCCCAGGGTCTCCGCGTGCAGCGTCAGCTCGTACTGCTGGTCGTGCCGCACCACCGTCAGGCCCATCTTCCGGGGCAGCTTCCCGGCCTGCACCGCGCGCCGGGCCTCGGGCAACCGGGTCGGCCCGTCGCTCGCAATGGTCCCGGTCCCGGTGACCCCGCGCGGGCACTCCAGGGACAGGGTCCGGGCGGGCATCAGCGTGACCTCGCTCCCGTCCCCCACGGTCAGCGTGTCCGAGTCCCGGTCGGTCAGGAACCACAACCACAGCAGGTACTCGTTCCCGAGGAAGTCGGGGGTTCCGCCGCCCGGCACCCACGCGACCTCGTCCCCGGCCCCGGGCACGAACCCCGAGGGCGCGTCCGCGACCCCGGTCAGGCCCAGCGCGCCCGCGGTCCGCTCCGCTTGGCGCCCCGCGGTGAGCAGTTCCAGGGGATACCCGAAGGTGCGCTCGAACAGTTCCGACAAGCGGTCCGCTTGGGCGGTCGAGGTGGCCCCGAACAGGACCTCGTTGGCGTGCCGGTCCCAGAGCACCGGGGTACACTTGCGCCGCTTGAAGCGCCCGTCCTTGGCCTCCGCCTCCAACCGGTCCCGCGCGCTTTCTTTCGCTTCCCGCTTCTGCTTCGCTGAGGCAAACCCGCTCGGGTTGTCCCGCGCGAGGGCAGCCAGGTCAGCTTCGTAGTACGCCTTGAGCAGGTCGCCGGGGAGCCGATCGGTGTCCACCCGCAGGTCGAAGTGGAGGGCGTCGTTGACGATGTTCTTGGCCAGATCGAACTCGAGGTCGAGCACCGATTTGCCGGCCGACCACCCGCCCTCGATTCCGTCGGCCGCGGCGACGGTCTGGCGCCCGGCGACGTGTTCCCGGAGGCGGTCGAGGTGCTCGTCGTCGAACATTCCCGGGGCCGGCCCGCCGACCGCGAACCGGAGGAACGTGACGCGCCCCGTAAAGAACCCCATACCCGTACCCCTATCCAAATAAGAACCGAACTGCCGCCACAGCAATTCGGCCTCTACGGTCGGCAACTTGAGGCGAAATATCACTCGCGTTCACCGCACGCCGAGAGCCGACGTGCCCAGTTGGTGCGACCGGTGCATTCGCCATAGGCGGAACTTAGTGACTGTCCCATATGCCTCGAAATCGCCGTATTTTCGAGTTGTCACCCACGATTTCTCAGGCTTTTTCGCACATATGGGACAGTCACTTACACCGGCGGGTGAAGCGACTGCGAAAAGCACCGGCAAGGTTCGTCGAGGTGGGGACTCGGGACGAGTGGCGATTCGGGCTTCAGCTCGTGCGCCCGCATGACGGGCGACCGTTTCACAATGGCTCAACCGAAAGGAGACGCGCAGAAGTCTGCGCAAAGTGGCGCGGGGTCGCGCGGAACAACATTCCGGGGGGGGCTGGCTACACAACGGGGCGCCCCGGTCGCCGATTTCTGGTTCTCATTCGCCGTAAGCGTGCCCCTCGTCGCCGGACGCCGAGACGTGGCCGGCTCGGTCCTCGATGCGCCCGAGCTGTTTCTCGAGCACGCGCAGGACTTTCTCCACCGCACCCTCGACCGCCGTATCGACGTCCTCGGCTCGGTCCTCAGCACTAACGACCGGGCGCCCGGCCAGGTGGACCTCGACGGAGCACCGCGTGTCGACCCCGCCTTTGTCGCCGTTCGTGTCCTCGAGGTACACCTCGACCCGGCGCAGGCGGTCGCCGAAGCGCCCGCCAATGGCGGCCTCGACATCCGCCCGGATCGACTCGGAAAACGCGGCGCTGTTCTTGATGTGGTTATCGGTGCGAACTTGAAAGATCACGGCTATGCCCTCGGGATGACTCGTCATCGTCCAACGGCTGAAAACAGGTGCAGATGCCGTGCCGCCCCTTTCGCAGGTGGTGGTGCGAAGTCGTTACTTCAGTAGCAGCTCCAAATCCTTCGCCGTTAGCTCGCCGGCCTTCACGTCGACTTGTTCTTTCACCTGTCGGTTGGTTCGCTCTTTCTCGCTGAACAGGTAATACGTGCCCGGCACCAGTTCCTTGAACTCGAACGAGCCGTCGGCCTTGGTGGTCGCTTTGGCGAGGGGATTGCCCTTCGCATCGTAAAGAAACACGACCGCGGTCGGTTGCGGGATGCGGTTTTCAACCAACTTCCCGGCGATCTTGCCCGGCGCGGGGCGGTTCAGTTCTGCTGCGTCGAGCAGTTCGATTTCCTGCGTCTCGATCGTGCTCAACCCGGCCTGCGAGGTGAACTTCACCCCGACCACGACGATGCCCTTCTGGTCCGGCATTTGAAGTGTGGCGCGCCACTCACTGCCGTCAGGTGACACGCCCGGCATGGGGGTGGGGCTTGTGGGGAGTTCGTCCTTGTTCGGTTTGCCGACGAAGAACTCGACCTTCTTGATGCCGGAGATACTGGGGCCGCACGTCGCTTTGACCGCGAGCGGTTGCCCCTTCGCGGCTTTCGGCGGCAGGTTGAGGAACTTCACATCCGTCGGCACGTTGCCATCGAACACGACCGTCACGCGGTCCTTCGTGACGACATCGCCATCGGGGGCGATGAGGCGCGCTTCGAGCGTGCGCTTGCCGGTGAGTAGATCGACCGGCAGCACCGACTTGTGGTCCGCGATCGAACCGACCAGCTCGAACCCCTCGCCTTTTGGATCAAAGCGGAGCCGCGCGAGCTTCTGACGCGCGGTGGCGATGAGAAACGTGCGGTCGGCGTTGACGGGCGAACCCGCGTCCCGCGCGGTGCCGACGAGCAGTTCGAGTCTTGCCCCTTCGGGCGCGTTGTCCACTTCGAGCGCGACCGGTAACGGCACCGTGCCCGAAGCGTAGTCGAGGGCTTTCACGCGCACGCGCGGACTCGTCTGCGGTTGGAGCCGCACCGTCTCACCGAGCGTGGGCAGAGTCGCTGAGTACGTGGCCACGCGCTCGACGCCGTCCGCCGAAAGCGTGACGGTGACTTTAGCGCCGGTCGGGAAGGGGAACGCGATGTTCTCCACATACAGTGTGACCGGTTTCCCGGCGGTGGCAATGCTCCCGGCCTGGCTCCCGTCGCGCACGAGCAATTTGGGGTTCGCTTCCGGCGGGAACAAGAGTTTCACGGGGCACGCGCCCGAACCCGGAATGTCGCCGGGCACGATTGTCGCGCTCAGTCGGTTCAATCTGCCATCGGCCGCGGGGGTGAACACTGCGTCGCTCACGCGGAGGTAGCTGGCGGGGTCCGCGACCACGACCGGGAGCGTAAATGTCTGAAGAACCACGTCCTTGTCGGTTGGATCAAACAGTTCGATCGCCAGCGCGTTCCCGCTAATCGGAGCGAAGCCGTCGTCGGGCTTCGCTACTGCCCCGGGTGCGAGGGGAGGTGGGGGGGGAGTAGTGGACGTGAACACGAGCGGAACCGGCTTACCCGGTTCGAGGTTAATGGGGACCGTCTCCCGGTTCAACCCCACGAGGCGCGCTGCGATTTTCTGCGGTACGGGGGACGGGTTGAACAGCACCAGTTGGTACGAACTCGGCTGACCGTTCGGTCGGACGCGGAACTCTGTCAGTTGTTGCGGGGCGGCTTTGGGGTCCGTTCGCACGAGAATATCGACCCGGCTCGACAGCGTGCGCAGCGACACCGGTACGCGCCGGTGATACGTTCGCTTATCGCCACTCAGTTCTGCGGTCGCCTCGACGAGCACGCCGAGTGCGGTGGGGTGCGAAGTGGGCTTGCTGCCCGCCGCGAGCGGAAGTGAAAGCACGCTATCGCGGATCACTTCGAGTTGGGCTGAAACAGCCGGTGACGGCTTCAGCCATTCGGCCGCTGGTGAGAGCACCTGAACGCGCGCTGTGGTCGGTGTGCCGATCGAGCGGAGGTGAATTTTTAAGTCTGCACTTGGATTCTCAAAGGTGAGTTTCGGCACCGAAGGGTGTGCGAGTTCGAGGTACGCGAACCCGCCCGTCTTCGCCGCGGTCGCGCAGTTCCGAGCGGCTGCGGTCGCGAACGGTACGCCGGTAATGGCGGGGCTGGGATCGGCGGGATCTCGCAGTTCATACTCGAAACGCGCTGCGTGCCACGCCCACATTCGCAGGGCGGCTTCGCGCTGCGGAACCGCGTGCGGGTTCGTCGTCGCGTCATCGAGTTTCGGGAACGCGACAGAAACGGGCCACACAGCCACAGTGCGCTCGGGCGCACTTTGCAATAATCGCGTGGGCACGTCTTCCGACCACACGCGGCGCAGCCGGTCCGCGAACGCGAAGCGGTCCGGCGCGAGTCGCAGTAATTCGTCTTCAGTGCGATCTCCGGGAACCGCTGTGCGAAGAATCGCGCCGGTCCACCGTGACCGGCGCTTGGCGAGGTCCGTGTCGTGAGGCGCTTCGTTGGCGAGATCCGGCGTGAGCGCGCGCGGTTCGCCCTTTTGAGCCGCCTCGTTATCGATCGCGTCCTTACGGAGCGTGTTCTCGCATAATCGTCGAGCGAGCGCCGATCGCGCGTTCCACAGCGCCACGCGATCGGTGACCGGCACGAGCGGTGAAGCCAGCGCCGCGTCCAGTTCTGCGTAGATTGAGGGACCGGCGTTCGGCCCTTCCGCGCGCCGGCGCAGTGCCCCGAGGGACTCGGACGTGA
The Gemmata palustris DNA segment above includes these coding regions:
- a CDS encoding sugar phosphate isomerase/epimerase family protein codes for the protein MGPQIVPPAPPPVALQLWTIRDAFAADADRALAAVKGAGFSAVELAPLPPALAPARLAESLARHDLAVVSIHGDLPTPETIGPLAQLARACRCPKVIWHGWPRDPRFDSRARVGDLIAACNAAGALARDHGLEFGMHNHWWEFEPLEGERPIRLLHEGLHPDVFWQLDVYWAQTAGTDPADALAQLAPRVRSIHWKDGPCVHGRPMTALGHGTVDVPRTLRALARPVDWVIELDECATNPLEAARQSRVYLESLRN
- a CDS encoding SGNH/GDSL hydrolase family protein, which codes for MRRLPNRPVYSLACLMWLATISSLTGAEPAPLTVVAPKPNQVVQRTGFDPVAAAKEKPGHSAFGFADVALRLEPVKSPGHAAWEYRVVQLTGATGRDVPWTKLNVRAENAGPAATARVPAGGWYRLEIRCRQAEVVTHRGAVEPFGVGEVFVVAGQSYATNCNDEKLIVTDPQKRVVAWNAAKSTWGVANDPQPVPDGSTDGSIWPPVGDALVKEFGVPVAFANVAVGATATSQWAPDGVLHGRLVETGKALGAFRAVLWQQGESDVIAKTTTEKYVANVRAIRHTAATEWGTQPPWLLAKSTHHPTVYTDPEGESRIRKAIDELVARPGFQSGPDTDTLTGKYRGGAGSRRHFSALGQAKAAEMWADVLKKNLLAPRKVEETLADLHLLAPAWASPVVHRESSVLLQMKDEGPITARLAFPATEVLEVATADRRHRFDRDAVALSKDGLTLTFTKGASIESIPARTLFVPKGSPQSYAARVGHPNESLMYHAGRWFHDRNVEVTYRRRDEKIAADAIAGSLPKTAARLKAGEAFTLGVSGDSISTGADASVLSNAAPFQPGFAELVTAQLQARFDCRIALKNRAVGGWSVANGVQDLDKLLAEKPNLIVVAYGMNDVGRRDPKWFGEQTRTILDRIKAADKDIEVILVASMLGHGEWTATPRDMFPKYRDVLKGMTGPGVALADLTAVWELMLKNKHDLDLTGNGLNHPNDFGHRLYAQAILAVLNERK
- a CDS encoding HPF/RaiA family ribosome-associated protein, with amino-acid sequence MIFQVRTDNHIKNSAAFSESIRADVEAAIGGRFGDRLRRVEVYLEDTNGDKGGVDTRCSVEVHLAGRPVVSAEDRAEDVDTAVEGAVEKVLRVLEKQLGRIEDRAGHVSASGDEGHAYGE
- a CDS encoding TIGR04222 domain-containing membrane protein; the encoded protein is MSPDRSELLARVLAFDIDGDEVALPFAARLAREQGWSRTHTDRVIEEYKRYVFLAVTAGITVCPSEDVDAAWHMHLTYTKSYWKRFCGEVLGRPLHHEPTKGGPAEGAKHFAMYAETLTAYREAFGRAAPANIWPAGNERFGDDTRHRVVNVARNWVIPKAPVKRVAQLTAAFVLIALAVPGCNGGVNPFELKNKEFLTTLGCALVAAVCIGRVVRSVMRTPDAIPDDEYQLDWEQTAYLAGGAGRLMTAAVARLVGRDLAHVGDDGKRLIRTGPIPDDISSVERAVLQGLPVSNDAASLKPIQQAVDAAFARNVERLEEEGITIPKGRQVLIAFTSLMPLAVVLLCLSLPRLLMGLDAKKPVEYLVATSIVGGVFSLLIVLAGSGRLSHRGRALLAEQKERCDPLRAGTRWENSGDAGMAVALFGTAVLAGTAIAPLQTWYPRQTNEASSGGCGGSSGCGVGAAGGWMRGGCGGD